A portion of the Cololabis saira isolate AMF1-May2022 chromosome 17, fColSai1.1, whole genome shotgun sequence genome contains these proteins:
- the LOC133463493 gene encoding actin-related protein 2 yields the protein MDSQGRKVVVCDNGTGFVKCGYAGSNFPEHIFPALVGRPIIRSTAKVGNIEIKDLMVGDEASELRSMLEVNYPMENGIVRNWDDMKHLWDYTFGPEKLNIESRNCKILLTEPPMNPTKNREKIIEVMFETYQFGGVYIAIQAVLTLYAQGLLTGVVVDSGDGVTHICPVYEGFSLPHLTRRLDIAGRDITRYLIKLLLLRGYAFNHSADFETVRMMKEKLCYVGYNIEQEQKLALETTVLVESYTLPDGRVIKVGGERFEAPEALFQPHLINVEGVGVAELLFNTIQAADIDTRPEFYKHIVLSGGSTMYPGLPSRLERELKQLYLERVLKGDVEKLSKFKIRIEDPPRRKHMVFLGGAVLADIMKDKDNFWLTREEYQEKGVRVLEKLGVTVR from the exons ATGGACAGCCAAGGAAGGAAAGTGGTGGTCTGTGACAACGGAACCGGG TTTGTCAAGTGTGGCTATGCGGGCTCCAACTTCCCAGAGCACATATTCCCTGCGCTCGTTGGGAGACCCATCATCCGCTCAACAGCCAAAGTGGGAAACATTGAAATCAAG GACCTTATGGTGGGAGATGAGGCCAGTGAACTGCGCTCCATGCTGGAGGTGAACTACCCCATGGAGAATGGCATCGTCAGGAACTGGGATGACATGAAACACCTGTGGGACTACACCTTCGGCCCGGAGAAGCTCAACATCGAGTCGCGCAACTGCAAGATCCTTCTGACCGAACCTCCCATGAACCCCACCAAGAATCGCGAAAAAATCATTGAG GTGATGTTTGAGACCTACCAGTTTGGAGGAGTCTACATTGCTATTCAGGCTGTGCTAACACTGTATGCCCAAG GCCTTCTCACTGGTGTCGTGGTGGACTCGGGTGATGGTGTGACGCACATCTGTCCCGTGTATGAGGGTTTCAGTCTACCCCACCTGACCAGACGCCTGGACATCGCAGGCAGGGACATCACCCGCTACCTCATTAAG ttgttgctgctgaGGGGCTACGCCTTCAACCACTCTGCAGACTTTGAGACGGTGCGCATGATGAAGGAGAAGTTGTGCTATGTGGGCTACAACATCGAGCAGGAGCAGAAACTGGCCCTGGAGACCACTGTGCTGGTGGAGTCGTACACG CTGCCAGATGGTCGTGTGATCAAGGTGGGCGGAGAGCGCTTTGAGGCCCCCGAGGCTCTGTTCCAGCCCCACCTCATCAACGTGGAGGGCGTTGGAGTGGCTGAGCTCCTCTTCAACACCATCCAAGCAGCTGACATAGACACCAG ACCCGAGTTCTACAAACACATTGTGTTGTCTGGGGGATCCACCATGTACCCGGGCCTGCCGTCACGGCTGGAGAGAGAACTCAAGCAGCTCTACCTCGAGCGCGTGCTCAAGGGAGATGTGGAGAAACTTTCG AAATTTAAGATCCGGATTGAGGATCCTCCCAGACGAAAGCACATGGTGTTCCTGGGCGGAGCCGTGCTGGCCGACATCATGAAGGACAAGGACAACTTCTGGCTGACCCGGGAGGAGTACCAGGAAAAAGGAGTCCGTGTGCTGGAAAAACTTGGAGTCACCGTCAGATAA
- the aftphb gene encoding uncharacterized protein aftphb isoform X1, with translation MEPDIMPLHPSNPPAGVGDGGLGSEEEFGDFSVGISCSPLAFAEDTAAPSSCRQPSTAVKPATHQPHSCFNPPLEQSRHVSTVKLGSGRGYTDVERQSCNAKSSLQLVNGYTQGDYASRALSASLGTCSLEEEAGFADFSVFREQAAHPWCCGFTEQSDGSVGGNIRIGGEQTRHSRQGVIMESEPRSQHVYKTKEDVCVMVKHCERGDAGLVQPPQDHHQPQEAAAALQVASAEETCNMSGDTQGERRCSCTSLQTYEVQRITENIPQTTCMYKSTSDALASLCDELSTESADLESSADYELNLSSLTSQDDGTDDEDEELGRCAANPSLSELEKDSQDRNHYATQETTSTSSRSQAGTNTEDRCADDGTLEQHRDREPVQSADVGVQTLGTLPLSDSFADFCSAPTQEDGGGLWADFEDQSAPSEGKTWSQFREPVSSLQTDGDEKEREMTRTLGDMSWNNCKVSLSCRVQQLLESSFPLVTVPAVEGEEGLLNLSALLQLQQPPKSEQETPELSCAQSSLRIHRVMVWLHPDLHNSVGLQFRWAGSHSKRTLLGCLGVDTENIVLVGMKKHPVTVSTYASSLRMVELTKDSVPALCSPGHKVITAPLQPQDKLDLPAHSVQLPSIQLDWSSRGLSSSQGGVSSRRVPHFWGWK, from the exons ATGGAGCCTGACATCATGCCCTTGCATCCCTCCAACCCCCCTGCAGGGGTTGGCGATGGGGGTTTGGGATCAGAGGAGGAGTTTGGGGACTTTTCTGTGGGAATATCCTGCTCCCCTCTTGCCTTTGCTGAGGACACAGCGGCCCCATCCTCCTGCAGACAGCCATCTACGGCCGTAAAACCAGCAACCCACCAACCTCACTCCTGCTTTAATCCCCCACTAGAACAATCCCGACACGTGTCCACTGTGAAGCTGGGGTCTGGCAGAGGTTACACAGATGTGGAAAGGCAAAGCTGCAATGCAAAGTCGTCTTTGCAACTGGTAAATGGATATACTCAAGGAGACTATGCTTCCAGGGCCCTTAGTGCCTCTCTGGGCACGTGTTCCCTGGAGGAGGAAGCAGGGTTTGCTGATTTCAGTGTTTTCAGAGAGCAGGCAGCACACCCCTGGTGTTGTGGTTTCACAGAACAGTCAGACGGCAGCGTGGGAGGAAACATCCGCATCGGGGGGGAACAAACAAGGCATTCAAGACAGGGGGTTATTATGGAATCTGAGCCCAGGTCCCAACACGTATACAAGACAAAGGAAGACGTATGCGTCATGGTTAAGCACTGTGAAAGAGGAGATGCAGGACTTGTGCAACCACCTCAGGATCACCATCAGCCTCAGGAAGCTGCAGCAGCTTTGCAGGTAGCATCTGCTGAGGAGACTTGCAACATGTCTGGAGACACTCAGGGGGAAAGGAGGTGTAGCTGTACGTCTTTACAAACGTATGAAGTGCAGAGAATTACAGAGAACATCCCTCAGACAACCTGTATGTACAAGTCTACATCTGATGCACTGGCATCCTTGTGCGATGAATTATCAACTGAGAGTGCAGATTTGGAAAGTTCTGCAGATTACGAACTAAATTTATCATCCCTTACTTCTCAAGATGATGGaactgatgatgaggatgaagaaCTGGGGCGTTGTGCGGCAAATCCCAGTCTGTCTGAGTTGGAGAAGGATTCTCAAGACAGAAACCACTACGCCACTCAGGAAACTACTTCTACCTCCAGCCGGTCACAAGCTGGCACAAATACAGAAGACAGATGTGCAGACGATGGTACTCTTGAGCAGCACAGGGACCGAGAACCGGTTCAATCAGCTGATGTGGGGGTGCAGACTCTGGGAACCCTCCCACTGAGTGACAGCTTTGCAGATTTCTGCTCTGCACCCACgcaggaggatggaggaggattgTGGGCGGACTTTGAGGACCAGAGTGCACCATCGGAGGGGAAAACCTGGTCACAGTTCAGGGAGCCAGTCAGCAGCCTGCAGACCGATGGAGATGAGAAGGAACGAGAGATGACGAGAACGCTTGGAGATATGAGTTGGAACAATTGTAAG GTGTCGCTGTCCTGCCGTGTCCAGCAGCTCCTCGAATCCAGTTTCCCGCTGGTGACGGTCCCAGCTGTGGAAGGGGAGGAGGGGCTGCTCAACCTCAGTGCTTTACTTCAACTCCAGCAACCCCCCAAGAGTGAGCAGGAGACCCCAGAACTCAGCTGTGCTCAGAG CTCTCTCAGGATTCACCGGGTGATGGTGTGGCTACACCCGGACCTTCACAACTCAGTTGGCCTGCAGTTTCGGTGGGCTGGTTCCCATAGTAAAAGAACTCTACTCGGGTGCCTTGGTGTGGACACAGAGAATATT GTGTTGGTTGGCATGAAGAAACACCCAGTGACCGTGTCAACTTATGCATCCAGTCTG AGGATGGTTGAGCTCACCAAAGACTCTGTGCCAGCGCTCTGTTCACCAGGACACAAGGTGATCACAGCACCTCTGCAACCCCAGGACAAACTGGACCTCCCAGCACATTCAGTGCAG CTTCCTTCGATCCAGCTGGACTGGAGCAGCCGTGGCCTTAGCAGCTCTCAGGGCGGCGTGTCCTCTCGCCGAGTCCCGCACTTCTGGGGCTGGAAGTAA
- the aftphb gene encoding aftiphilin isoform X2 — protein sequence MMELMMRMKNWGVVRQIPVCLSWRRILKTETTTPLRKLLLPPAGHKLAQIQKTDVQTMEDGGGLWADFEDQSAPSEGKTWSQFREPVSSLQTDGDEKEREMTRTLGDMSWNNCKVSLSCRVQQLLESSFPLVTVPAVEGEEGLLNLSALLQLQQPPKSEQETPELSCAQSSLRIHRVMVWLHPDLHNSVGLQFRWAGSHSKRTLLGCLGVDTENIVLVGMKKHPVTVSTYASSLRMVELTKDSVPALCSPGHKVITAPLQPQDKLDLPAHSVQLPSIQLDWSSRGLSSSQGGVSSRRVPHFWGWK from the exons ATGATGGaactgatgatgaggatgaagaaCTGGGGCGTTGTGCGGCAAATCCCAGTCTGTCTGAGTTGGAGAAGGATTCTCAAGACAGAAACCACTACGCCACTCAGGAAACTACTTCTACCTCCAGCCGGTCACAAGCTGGCACAAATACAGAAGACAGATGTGCAGACGATG gaggatggaggaggattgTGGGCGGACTTTGAGGACCAGAGTGCACCATCGGAGGGGAAAACCTGGTCACAGTTCAGGGAGCCAGTCAGCAGCCTGCAGACCGATGGAGATGAGAAGGAACGAGAGATGACGAGAACGCTTGGAGATATGAGTTGGAACAATTGTAAG GTGTCGCTGTCCTGCCGTGTCCAGCAGCTCCTCGAATCCAGTTTCCCGCTGGTGACGGTCCCAGCTGTGGAAGGGGAGGAGGGGCTGCTCAACCTCAGTGCTTTACTTCAACTCCAGCAACCCCCCAAGAGTGAGCAGGAGACCCCAGAACTCAGCTGTGCTCAGAG CTCTCTCAGGATTCACCGGGTGATGGTGTGGCTACACCCGGACCTTCACAACTCAGTTGGCCTGCAGTTTCGGTGGGCTGGTTCCCATAGTAAAAGAACTCTACTCGGGTGCCTTGGTGTGGACACAGAGAATATT GTGTTGGTTGGCATGAAGAAACACCCAGTGACCGTGTCAACTTATGCATCCAGTCTG AGGATGGTTGAGCTCACCAAAGACTCTGTGCCAGCGCTCTGTTCACCAGGACACAAGGTGATCACAGCACCTCTGCAACCCCAGGACAAACTGGACCTCCCAGCACATTCAGTGCAG CTTCCTTCGATCCAGCTGGACTGGAGCAGCCGTGGCCTTAGCAGCTCTCAGGGCGGCGTGTCCTCTCGCCGAGTCCCGCACTTCTGGGGCTGGAAGTAA
- the LOC133463641 gene encoding zinc finger protein 35-like, producing MLGKQQLRLLVSERLAAAADEIFGLVEKTIVDYQEEVVRSRSEILQLRQQIEQLTVLQPRIFLSRTDPQSDSEKPELSIEEEKETKEHQQVKEEQVDLCIIPDLDEDSSEEVKVTHYEPETGVVNQTEGHLFPSVSSITVTLNNDDEEWIGNNGSTSSYCGPSRLDAAFLHHEQVQDKRACRFCGCSFGRDCDLFRHMDEFHMGEKAFKCPNCEKEFARRDSLALHLRIHTGEKPHRCPFCGKFFTQNSNLRVHMRKHTGEKPYFCNSCGKMVAHSYHLKTCSKQALDPAEISGEKRFRCLRCGKKFHTIANLKVHVRIHDARK from the exons ATGTtggggaagcagcagctgcggCTGCTGGTCAGCGAGCGGCTGGCCGCGGCTGCGGACGAGATCTTCGGGCTGGTGGAGAAGACGATAGTGGACTACCAGGAGGAGGTGGTGCGGTCCCGGTCCGAGATCCTGCAGCTGCGGCAGCAGATCGAGCAGCTCACCGTCCTGCAGCCGCGCATCTTCCTGTCCCGGACAG ACCCTCAGTCGGATTCAGAGAAGCCAGAGCTTTCCATTGAGGAGGAAAAGGAGACCAAGGAGCATCAGCAGGTGAAGGAGGAGCAGGTGGATCTCTGCATCATCCCAGACCTGGACGAGGACTCGTCAGAGGAGGTCAAAGTTACACATTATGAACCCGAGACAGGTGTTGTGAACCAGACGGAGGGCCATCTGTTCCCAAGTGTCAGCTCCATCACTGTGACTCTGAACAACGATGATGAAGAGTGGATTGGGAATAATGGCTCCACCTCGTCCTACTGTGGTCCCAGTCGCCTCGATGCGGCTTTCTTGCACCACGAACAGGTTCAGGACAAGAGGGCTTGTCGTTTCTGCGGCTGCTCTTTCGGTAGGGACTGCGATCTGTTCAGGCACATGGATGAGTTTCACATGGGAGAGAAAGCCTTCAAATGTCCCAACTGTGAGAAGGAGTTTGCTCGCAGAGACAGTCTGGCTTTGCACTTACGGATCCACACGGGGGAAAAGCCACACAGGTGCCCTTTCTGCGGGAAATTCTTCACCCAGAATTCAAATCTCAGGGTTCACATGAGGAAGCACACGGGGGAAAAGCCGTATTTTTGCAATTCCTGTGGCAAAATGGTTGCACATTCCtatcatctaaaaacatgctCCAAACAGGCTTTGGACCCAGCAGAGATCAGCGGGGAGAAAAGGTTTCGCTGTTTGCGTTGCGGCAAGAAATTTCACACCATTGCAAACCTGAAGGTGCACGTGAGGATCCACGACGCCAGGAAATAA